From one Burkholderia latens genomic stretch:
- the glmS gene encoding glutamine--fructose-6-phosphate transaminase (isomerizing): MCGIVGAVAQRDILPNLVDGLKRLEYRGYDSCGVVVYRDRALARARSVDRVARLQREIAEHALSGYTGIAHTRWATHGAPVTLNAHPHFSPSDDNARIALSHNGIIENCDQLRAELQAHGYVFASQTDSEAIAHLIDHMYDGDLFDAVRRAVARLRGSFAIAVMCRDEPHRIVGARDGMPLVVGVGDGENFLASDAIALSGITDRVAYLENGDVADIQLHRYWIVDAAGQRVERAVQRVAAHSGSADLGSYRYYMQKEIFEQPQAVADTLLDVASIMPELFGDGAWRVFNDVDSVLLLACGGSYHAALTAKYWIESLAKLPASVEIASEFRYRDSVPNPRTLVVAVSQSGETADVLGAVHVAKQRGMMHTLAICNVATSALMRECTLQFVTRAGIEIGVASTKAFTTQLVALFLLTLSLAQVRGRLSDADEHEHLRALRHLPDAMAKVLALEPQIMGWSELLARRDNMLFLGRGMHYPIALEGALKMKEISYIHAEAYPAGELKHGPLALVSNEMPVIAVAPNDVLLEKLKSNMHEVSARNGRLFVFADVDCGLVPGDGIDVIRLNEYYGPLSPILHTVPMQLLAYHAALARGTDIDKPRNLAKSVTVE, from the coding sequence ATGTGTGGAATTGTCGGAGCGGTTGCCCAGCGGGACATCCTGCCGAACCTCGTCGACGGGCTGAAGCGGCTCGAATACCGCGGTTACGATTCGTGCGGCGTCGTGGTGTACCGCGACCGTGCGCTGGCACGCGCGCGCAGCGTCGACCGCGTCGCCAGGCTACAGCGCGAGATCGCCGAGCACGCGTTGTCGGGGTACACCGGCATCGCGCATACGCGCTGGGCGACGCACGGCGCACCCGTCACACTGAATGCGCACCCGCACTTCTCGCCGAGCGACGACAACGCACGCATCGCGCTGTCGCACAACGGAATCATCGAGAACTGCGACCAGCTGCGTGCGGAACTCCAGGCACACGGCTACGTGTTCGCGAGCCAGACCGACAGCGAGGCGATCGCGCATCTGATCGATCATATGTACGACGGCGACCTGTTCGACGCGGTGCGCCGCGCGGTTGCGCGCCTGCGCGGCAGCTTCGCGATCGCGGTGATGTGCCGCGACGAGCCGCACCGGATCGTCGGCGCGCGCGACGGGATGCCGCTTGTCGTCGGTGTCGGCGACGGCGAAAACTTCCTGGCATCGGATGCGATCGCGTTGTCGGGCATCACCGATCGCGTCGCGTACCTCGAAAACGGCGACGTCGCCGACATCCAGCTGCATCGCTACTGGATCGTCGATGCGGCCGGCCAGCGCGTCGAGCGCGCGGTGCAGCGCGTGGCCGCGCATAGCGGCTCGGCCGATCTCGGTTCGTATCGCTACTACATGCAGAAGGAGATTTTCGAGCAGCCGCAGGCGGTGGCCGACACGCTGCTCGACGTCGCGTCGATCATGCCCGAGCTGTTCGGCGACGGTGCGTGGCGCGTGTTCAACGACGTCGATTCGGTATTGCTGCTCGCGTGCGGCGGCAGTTATCACGCGGCGCTGACCGCGAAGTACTGGATCGAGAGCCTCGCGAAACTGCCTGCAAGCGTCGAGATCGCGAGCGAGTTCCGGTATCGCGACAGCGTGCCGAACCCGCGCACGCTCGTCGTCGCGGTGTCGCAGAGCGGAGAGACGGCCGACGTGCTCGGTGCGGTGCACGTGGCGAAGCAGCGCGGGATGATGCATACGCTCGCGATCTGCAACGTCGCGACGAGTGCGCTGATGCGCGAATGCACGCTGCAATTCGTGACGCGCGCCGGGATCGAGATCGGAGTTGCGTCGACGAAGGCGTTTACGACGCAGCTCGTTGCGCTGTTCTTGCTGACGCTGTCACTGGCGCAGGTGCGCGGGCGGTTGAGCGATGCCGACGAGCACGAGCATTTGCGCGCGCTGCGCCATTTGCCGGATGCGATGGCGAAGGTGCTTGCGCTGGAACCGCAGATCATGGGCTGGTCGGAGCTGCTCGCGCGACGCGACAACATGCTGTTTCTCGGGCGCGGGATGCATTATCCGATCGCGCTCGAGGGCGCGCTGAAGATGAAGGAGATTTCCTATATCCATGCGGAGGCTTACCCCGCCGGGGAACTGAAGCATGGGCCGCTCGCACTGGTCAGCAATGAAATGCCGGTGATTGCGGTGGCGCCGAACGATGTGCTGCTGGAGAAGCTGAAATCGAACATGCATGAGGTCAGTGCGCGGAACGGCAGGCTTTTCGTGTTCGCGGACGTGGATTGCGGGCTGGTGCCGGGCGACGGGATCGACGTGATTCGGCTCAACGAGTACTACGGGCCGCTGTCGCCGATTCTGCATACGGTGCCGATGCAGTTGCTGGCCTATCACGCTGCGTTGGCGCGAGGAACGGATATCGATAAGCCGAGAAATCTGGCTAAGTCGGTGACGGTGGAGTGA
- a CDS encoding three component ABC system middle component, whose amino-acid sequence MHNSAIACFLLASFTKGYQTRTANTRHPGFEKLLLVLPLVWHGPSRRSIARRNFDTALHGVLSDEPRILEGLAARVSAHAPVTCQGLNIACGTGLLVKRSNEEGVEFVFERGHWPRGSSPTGIPGDMAGTVLRLANWFKDYTAAELFAMLGLI is encoded by the coding sequence ATGCATAACAGCGCTATAGCATGCTTCCTGCTGGCAAGCTTTACGAAAGGGTATCAAACCCGTACAGCCAACACTCGGCACCCGGGGTTCGAGAAGCTGTTGCTTGTTCTTCCCCTTGTGTGGCATGGACCGAGTCGTCGTAGTATCGCTCGGAGAAATTTCGATACTGCTCTTCATGGCGTGCTGTCGGATGAGCCAAGAATTTTGGAAGGTCTGGCTGCCAGAGTTTCCGCACATGCGCCGGTAACCTGTCAGGGTCTCAACATAGCGTGTGGGACTGGTCTACTTGTAAAGCGGTCGAATGAAGAGGGCGTAGAGTTTGTATTCGAACGTGGCCATTGGCCTCGAGGGAGCAGTCCGACGGGCATCCCAGGCGACATGGCTGGAACGGTCTTGCGCTTAGCAAACTGGTTTAAGGACTACACTGCCGCGGAATTGTTTGCGATGTTGGGCCTCATTTGA
- a CDS encoding 7-cyano-7-deazaguanine synthase: MKSALLLASGGLDSTTVGYQLAATGVEVVPIFFDYGQHCVDVEWSRVTEVLPADMRRPERFDISDIFRGSQSRLIREADLWTEEVKDDDLYIPYRTMLFFAAAAARAQTVAILDVYTGFINSNHAKEIDCTAAFMNSLDGLTSSIGPVRFHSPFRYSSKADVARVAAKLGVPIGRTYSCQASAQFPCGACPNCVERLNALKEAKLV; the protein is encoded by the coding sequence ATGAAAAGTGCGCTTCTTCTGGCCTCTGGCGGCCTGGACTCAACGACTGTCGGGTACCAGCTCGCGGCAACGGGCGTTGAGGTCGTCCCAATCTTTTTTGACTACGGGCAACATTGCGTAGACGTTGAGTGGAGCCGGGTCACCGAGGTCCTGCCTGCCGATATGAGGCGACCTGAACGCTTTGACATCTCGGATATCTTCAGAGGTTCGCAGTCGCGGCTGATTCGCGAAGCTGACCTCTGGACTGAAGAGGTCAAGGACGACGACTTGTACATCCCGTACCGAACGATGCTGTTCTTCGCTGCTGCTGCGGCGCGTGCACAAACGGTCGCTATCCTGGATGTCTATACTGGCTTTATCAATAGCAACCACGCCAAAGAAATTGACTGTACTGCCGCGTTTATGAACAGCCTCGACGGACTCACATCGAGCATTGGTCCCGTTCGCTTCCACTCCCCGTTCCGCTACTCGTCCAAGGCCGACGTGGCCCGAGTGGCTGCGAAACTTGGCGTGCCTATCGGACGAACCTACTCTTGCCAGGCGTCTGCACAGTTTCCGTGCGGCGCATGTCCGAACTGTGTCGAGCGCCTGAACGCACTGAAAGAGGCTAAGTTGGTATGA
- a CDS encoding Lrp/AsnC family transcriptional regulator, producing the protein MAGITLDELDLRILAILQDDASISNLQLAERALSSPPTCMRRVRRLTEAGVIRRQIAVLDPRAIGTGVTALIEISLDRQTAEDYDAFEAYVCAEPAVTQCYRVSPGPDFVVVADLADVAEYDVFARRLFTGASNVRNVRTFFSTHRAKFEANARVAHATRKRDGG; encoded by the coding sequence ATGGCCGGCATCACCCTCGACGAACTCGACCTGCGCATTCTCGCGATCCTGCAGGACGACGCATCGATTTCGAATCTGCAACTCGCCGAACGCGCGCTGTCGTCGCCGCCGACCTGCATGCGCCGCGTTCGACGGCTGACGGAGGCGGGCGTGATCCGCCGTCAGATCGCGGTGCTCGATCCGCGCGCGATCGGCACGGGCGTCACAGCGCTGATCGAAATCAGCCTCGACCGGCAGACGGCCGAAGACTACGATGCCTTCGAAGCGTACGTGTGCGCGGAGCCCGCGGTCACGCAGTGCTATCGCGTGTCGCCTGGGCCGGATTTCGTGGTGGTGGCCGATCTGGCCGACGTCGCCGAATACGACGTATTCGCGCGGCGGCTGTTCACCGGCGCGTCGAACGTGCGCAACGTGCGGACGTTCTTCTCGACGCATCGCGCGAAATTCGAGGCGAACGCACGGGTGGCGCATGCGACGCGCAAGCGCGATGGCGGCTAG
- a CDS encoding ABC-three component system protein, which yields MDEEDQKPQVEKPINTGAAPTIVAFTFQFDRALNELFSSGTPDRQVGIETLDDVAELVTKADGTVVAKLEQDANTVQASGHPYRDSSRKLWHTLRVWLSHLADLKQYAETEFRLVTNVSVPSGTLVRRLSDAVSAKDIEAAVAALREQANVVLANKKSTASKEASFVVKYADDDLAYLIGRLKLSDNGGTATGNPPREDTIQRFLLPSGLVAQGDEIYQHILGVAVDKCRTAWEKDEAAWFSPQMFKDLLHKEVGRRSLKDYLERPMMSVGFKEYVQAGGRDHFFLKQLTHLGLPTRYVDEQLDNYWAFYIERVRLEGEGVHQADWLAREDQLHQRWRTCRNNAELDLEDATPEALGKRTLRLTLDGEYKAPIGRYKSENLYFTHGHYHHLANAPDESFFVYWHPAFANKDDAKDGGGE from the coding sequence ATGGACGAGGAAGACCAAAAACCACAAGTCGAAAAGCCAATCAATACTGGTGCTGCGCCAACAATCGTCGCGTTCACGTTCCAGTTTGACCGCGCACTGAATGAGCTGTTTTCGAGCGGAACACCTGACAGGCAAGTTGGTATCGAAACTCTCGACGACGTTGCCGAACTGGTAACGAAAGCCGACGGGACTGTCGTTGCCAAGCTCGAGCAAGACGCGAACACGGTCCAGGCTTCGGGGCATCCGTATCGGGATAGCAGCCGGAAGCTGTGGCATACATTGCGCGTTTGGCTCAGCCACCTCGCTGACTTGAAGCAGTATGCCGAGACAGAGTTTCGCTTGGTAACGAATGTCAGCGTCCCATCGGGAACCTTAGTACGCCGTCTCTCCGATGCGGTATCTGCGAAGGATATCGAGGCTGCGGTCGCAGCGTTACGTGAGCAAGCCAATGTAGTGCTCGCGAATAAAAAGTCGACGGCGAGCAAGGAGGCGAGCTTCGTAGTCAAGTATGCCGACGATGATTTGGCATATTTGATTGGGCGCCTGAAGCTATCGGACAACGGGGGAACTGCTACCGGGAATCCGCCACGGGAAGACACCATTCAGCGTTTCCTCCTGCCTTCGGGTCTGGTGGCGCAAGGTGACGAAATCTACCAGCATATACTTGGTGTGGCAGTCGACAAATGTCGTACGGCATGGGAAAAGGATGAGGCAGCATGGTTCTCTCCGCAGATGTTTAAAGACCTGCTTCATAAGGAGGTCGGTCGTCGCTCACTGAAGGATTACCTTGAGCGACCCATGATGTCAGTAGGCTTCAAGGAATATGTTCAAGCCGGTGGGCGAGACCACTTTTTCCTGAAGCAGTTGACCCATCTCGGGTTGCCGACTCGATACGTCGACGAGCAGCTAGACAACTACTGGGCCTTCTATATCGAGAGGGTCAGGCTTGAGGGTGAAGGCGTGCACCAAGCCGATTGGCTTGCACGCGAGGACCAGCTTCATCAGAGATGGCGAACGTGCCGAAATAATGCTGAGCTGGATTTGGAGGATGCGACGCCAGAGGCGCTCGGAAAGCGTACGCTCCGATTGACGCTCGACGGTGAATACAAGGCGCCGATAGGTCGATACAAGTCTGAGAATCTGTACTTCACCCATGGACACTATCACCATCTGGCGAACGCCCCGGATGAGTCATTTTTCGTATATTGGCACCCGGCCTTCGCGAACAAGGATGATGCTAAAGATGGCGGTGGAGAATGA
- a CDS encoding transposase — translation MTEKQDLRSRLVIGRRRDGRREFDEAAVQELVELCLKPGVSIARAAMDHDVNPNQLRRWISRYQQQMLQASRDPDLMVIDGVSIDAPGPRVRSPVDMSPPPAFLPVVSSAAPVPLSPPASTSPRLSMTLALQVRLSNGVELELGKAIATIDELTTLVQILGRMPCSGSTTN, via the coding sequence ATGACCGAGAAACAAGACCTTCGAAGCAGACTGGTAATTGGCCGCAGACGGGATGGCCGACGTGAATTTGATGAGGCGGCCGTACAAGAGCTGGTCGAGCTTTGCCTGAAGCCTGGCGTATCGATTGCCCGAGCGGCCATGGATCACGACGTCAATCCGAACCAGTTGCGTCGCTGGATCTCGCGCTATCAGCAGCAGATGCTGCAGGCGTCAAGAGATCCGGACCTGATGGTAATCGATGGCGTCTCGATCGACGCCCCCGGGCCGAGAGTCAGAAGTCCAGTGGATATGAGTCCCCCACCGGCGTTCTTGCCGGTCGTTTCCTCTGCCGCACCCGTGCCCCTGTCACCGCCGGCATCGACTTCGCCACGGTTGTCGATGACGCTCGCGCTCCAGGTGCGTTTGTCGAACGGTGTCGAACTCGAGCTGGGCAAGGCCATCGCGACCATCGACGAACTGACGACCCTGGTTCAGATCCTGGGGAGGATGCCGTGTTCCGGTTCGACGACAAACTGA
- a CDS encoding DUF3732 domain-containing protein, with translation MQFFISQLILWPEHPENSIQTLTFVDDKVNIIHGRSRTGKSSIIAIIDYCLGASRCTIPVGQIRDKTAWFGLKVRIRDTWVLIARRTPERAVGSKECHISRLASREVPLPDELAGTHTLAQFKEAFNKIARITNISLVADEDGSINSENPPSYRDLASFNLLPQHIVANPNVLFYKSDSYKHKEKLKRVFPYALGIVDADYLTATRERNRLQKQLDGLQKEELSRHRAYASWEADVRVIWEEAVKLGLSEAADGESLELRVGALKELNDGYLRGDLIERLRAPQYGYANEQLRLATLEEDAAQRNLDDLARELQDYERLSGRAKELAKAVDTEQAQVVSLDWLQRSLVHDSACVVCGSKTDHSHFVLDKLAGKLNDVARLSKALREGPIVDRQLEHLKRDLTDAEARLHAARLRRIELKPDEFSPLGSFGRIFVLLGRLQSLLMALATLEGRGDLPDRIRETERRIKLLDDFINASGREEREKAVGRELTSLIEGYASNLKLEEKGKIALDEGELTLSFTRAVTNRKDYLWEIGSGANWMAYHLATFLALHEFFTKQERINGPVFSFLAIDQPSQVYFPSTFSGTNLLDQYREQATELRGQRDVDIEQTRLIFVALARGLQRSEFKYQTIVVEHADKSIWGGGKWGRYMHEVAVWKEEGDGLIPKNWV, from the coding sequence ATGCAATTCTTTATCTCCCAGCTCATTCTCTGGCCTGAGCATCCCGAGAACAGTATCCAGACGCTCACGTTTGTTGACGACAAGGTGAACATCATTCATGGGCGCAGCCGAACAGGCAAGTCGTCCATCATCGCCATCATCGACTACTGCCTGGGTGCAAGTCGTTGCACGATTCCGGTTGGTCAGATTCGGGACAAGACCGCTTGGTTTGGGTTGAAAGTTCGCATTCGGGACACATGGGTGCTCATTGCCCGCCGTACGCCGGAGCGTGCCGTTGGCAGCAAGGAATGTCACATTTCCAGGCTGGCCTCGCGTGAGGTGCCTCTTCCTGACGAGCTTGCCGGGACCCATACACTGGCCCAGTTTAAAGAGGCGTTCAACAAAATCGCGCGTATCACGAACATTTCGCTGGTCGCCGATGAAGACGGAAGCATCAATTCCGAGAACCCGCCGTCCTATCGCGACCTCGCGTCGTTCAACCTCCTGCCGCAGCACATTGTCGCGAATCCGAATGTCCTCTTCTATAAGTCGGACTCGTACAAACACAAAGAGAAGCTGAAGCGGGTCTTTCCGTATGCACTCGGGATAGTAGACGCAGACTACCTGACGGCCACCCGTGAGCGTAATCGACTGCAAAAGCAGCTCGATGGTCTGCAAAAGGAAGAGCTCTCTCGGCACCGAGCGTATGCCTCTTGGGAAGCCGATGTGCGGGTAATCTGGGAAGAGGCGGTCAAGCTTGGTTTGTCGGAGGCCGCCGATGGCGAAAGCCTTGAATTGAGAGTTGGCGCTCTTAAGGAGCTCAACGACGGATACTTGCGTGGCGACCTCATCGAACGCCTGAGGGCGCCGCAGTACGGATATGCGAACGAGCAGCTTCGGCTAGCGACGTTGGAAGAAGATGCGGCGCAACGGAACCTAGATGATTTGGCCCGTGAACTCCAGGACTATGAGCGGCTGTCTGGCAGAGCGAAGGAACTCGCGAAAGCAGTTGATACAGAACAGGCACAGGTCGTGAGTCTGGATTGGCTGCAGCGCAGTCTGGTTCATGATTCAGCTTGCGTGGTGTGCGGCTCGAAAACGGACCATAGCCACTTTGTCCTGGATAAGCTTGCGGGTAAGCTGAACGATGTCGCGCGGCTTTCCAAGGCACTCCGCGAGGGGCCAATCGTAGACCGTCAACTGGAGCATCTTAAGCGCGACTTGACTGATGCGGAAGCTAGGCTCCATGCGGCACGCTTGAGGCGAATTGAACTGAAGCCGGACGAATTTTCACCTTTGGGTTCCTTTGGTCGCATATTCGTGCTCCTCGGTCGCCTGCAGTCGCTTTTGATGGCACTTGCCACGCTGGAGGGCCGCGGCGACCTGCCGGACCGAATTCGCGAGACTGAGCGCCGCATCAAGCTTCTCGATGACTTCATCAATGCATCGGGCCGCGAGGAGCGAGAGAAAGCTGTTGGTCGGGAGCTGACGAGCCTAATCGAAGGTTACGCGAGCAACCTGAAGCTCGAAGAGAAGGGCAAGATTGCTCTTGACGAGGGGGAGTTGACGCTGAGCTTTACGCGGGCGGTTACGAACAGGAAGGACTATCTGTGGGAAATTGGCAGTGGTGCCAATTGGATGGCCTATCACCTCGCGACGTTTCTCGCGCTCCATGAGTTCTTCACCAAGCAGGAGCGAATCAACGGGCCAGTGTTCAGCTTCCTCGCAATCGACCAGCCCAGTCAGGTTTATTTCCCAAGCACGTTCTCGGGAACAAACCTTCTGGACCAGTATCGCGAGCAAGCGACCGAACTCCGCGGACAGCGCGACGTTGACATCGAGCAGACTCGCCTCATCTTTGTGGCATTGGCCCGAGGTCTACAACGTTCCGAGTTCAAGTACCAGACAATCGTGGTAGAGCATGCCGACAAATCGATTTGGGGCGGAGGAAAGTGGGGCCGCTACATGCACGAAGTCGCAGTCTGGAAGGAAGAAGGCGATGGCCTGATTCCGAAGAATTGGGTTTAG
- the tnpB gene encoding IS66 family insertion sequence element accessory protein TnpB (TnpB, as the term is used for proteins encoded by IS66 family insertion elements, is considered an accessory protein, since TnpC, encoded by a neighboring gene, is a DDE family transposase.) encodes MFRFDDKLKVYLHRDPVDFRYGMNSLSILVEQSMRLNPMDSSLYIFGNRRRDRIKILGWDGSGFWLLMKRLETSRFIWPDNKAEVVTMTTDVLHALLDGDDITAIRRHPKQEYLRVS; translated from the coding sequence GTGTTCCGGTTCGACGACAAACTGAAGGTGTATCTGCATCGCGATCCTGTCGACTTCCGCTACGGCATGAACAGCCTGTCGATTCTCGTCGAACAGTCGATGCGCCTGAATCCGATGGACTCGTCGCTTTACATCTTCGGAAACCGGCGTCGTGACCGGATCAAGATCCTTGGCTGGGATGGTAGTGGTTTCTGGCTTCTGATGAAACGATTGGAGACGAGCCGCTTCATCTGGCCCGACAACAAGGCCGAGGTCGTGACGATGACGACCGACGTATTACACGCGTTGCTCGACGGCGATGACATCACTGCGATTCGACGGCATCCGAAGCAGGAATATCTGCGCGTGAGCTGA
- a CDS encoding nucleoside 2-deoxyribosyltransferase, translated as MAPTDGVLIVGELVVDYTLARQGTICKLRLGGVAHAARGLWAAGLDYSVAAVCPRYLIDEAERYLKECGCKEFIWLGDVVGAPNVILIRDTTEVAHQGYEDLMRDTKVVKFRAPLPQLDAYQKVVIFPGRFDINELTSAFSPDARFSFDIAYDLDDLSALEAYSGRAQALIISTSSSLFERLGKDDVGGLIAAVKKLSPDVFLLKENRGGSRLFDLRDGGVEEIPATLGITVNSVGVGDVYSAVMVGLAHKGWIEAAWRGCQAATVYSQSTFPDDIQRDVQRGFLLSLDALQSLGGTVLPWHDRPRYSIYLAGPDLSYVEKPELDRAADSLKYHNFKVRRPIQENGELKRPASEADLRRTYYMDCQLLNECDAVFAVPLDRDPGTLVEIGMAIEMGKPVITYDPRQENKNTMVVVGSSVYSADLDVCLNGTFDALAKLRAESQ; from the coding sequence ATGGCCCCCACAGACGGAGTGCTGATTGTTGGGGAGTTGGTTGTCGACTACACACTCGCGCGCCAAGGTACGATATGCAAGCTGCGCTTGGGTGGCGTCGCGCACGCGGCGCGAGGACTTTGGGCTGCAGGCCTCGATTACTCTGTGGCGGCAGTCTGTCCGCGGTATCTGATAGACGAAGCGGAGCGCTATCTGAAGGAGTGCGGTTGTAAGGAATTCATTTGGCTTGGTGATGTCGTCGGCGCACCAAACGTCATTTTGATTAGAGACACGACAGAGGTCGCGCATCAAGGCTACGAAGACTTGATGCGCGACACCAAGGTGGTGAAATTCCGCGCCCCACTCCCGCAGCTTGATGCTTACCAGAAGGTCGTTATCTTCCCCGGTCGGTTCGATATCAACGAACTCACTAGTGCTTTCTCACCCGACGCACGCTTCTCATTCGACATCGCGTATGACCTGGACGACCTGTCGGCACTCGAGGCATACAGCGGGCGGGCGCAGGCGCTCATCATCTCGACGTCGTCTTCGTTGTTCGAGCGGCTCGGCAAGGACGATGTTGGCGGGTTGATAGCGGCGGTCAAGAAGCTGTCGCCGGACGTATTCTTGCTGAAGGAGAATCGTGGCGGCAGCCGGCTCTTCGATTTACGCGACGGCGGCGTCGAAGAAATTCCCGCGACCCTCGGTATAACAGTCAACTCCGTTGGCGTGGGCGACGTCTACAGCGCTGTGATGGTCGGTCTCGCTCACAAGGGATGGATTGAAGCCGCGTGGCGCGGCTGTCAGGCTGCGACGGTGTACTCGCAGTCCACGTTCCCTGACGACATTCAGCGTGACGTGCAAAGAGGTTTCCTGCTGTCTCTCGATGCGCTGCAGTCGCTCGGCGGGACCGTGCTTCCCTGGCACGACCGACCGCGCTATTCCATCTACCTTGCTGGACCGGACCTTTCCTATGTTGAGAAGCCGGAACTCGACCGAGCTGCGGATAGCTTGAAGTATCACAACTTCAAAGTGCGTCGTCCTATCCAGGAGAACGGCGAGTTGAAGCGACCCGCGAGCGAAGCTGACCTGCGTCGCACGTATTACATGGACTGTCAGCTGCTAAATGAGTGCGACGCCGTCTTCGCAGTTCCACTCGACCGTGACCCTGGCACGCTCGTCGAAATCGGCATGGCAATCGAGATGGGTAAGCCGGTCATCACCTACGACCCACGGCAGGAAAATAAGAACACGATGGTCGTCGTCGGAAGTTCGGTATACTCCGCCGACCTTGATGTGTGTCTCAACGGTACTTTCGACGCTCTTGCCAAATTGAGGGCCGAATCGCAATGA
- the tnpC gene encoding IS66 family transposase, whose product MPIQVTLSADELKELLAIREQHAALRQERDELRGVLRLVTAERDLAEERLRAYRRELFGAKSEARDSEQFGLFNEAEALGTNATPAQEETPETTVAAHARKKRGHRKPLDPNLPRDVVRHELPEAERFCAHDGHALVEFGVEISEQLDVIPEQLRVIQHQRVKYACPCCDLGIKVTPAPPRIIPRGLLSESALAWIATGKYQFGMPLYRQAGLLRRFGGDISSNTIAASMVRVGLATQPVINLMRDALLDAALIYCDETTLQVLKEEGRRPQTKSYLWAQMTGSGVPIRCFTYTPGRGTKLADKLFTGIREGAVMMTDGYEPYNDIAQRHQLVHLGCWVHVRRYFVKAEENVPKAARSPELLATRFIKLIGKLFAAESRSEAWTAERRQRLRRRYSARVLDIIHALMLEQSPGVVPKSLLGKGLTYLREQWPKLIRYVENGSLPISNNPCENAIRPFCVGRRGWLFSDTVDGANASANLYTLVETCKANGIDPYRYLTWLFQRLPLAKTADDYDALLPWKMPTHLR is encoded by the coding sequence ATGCCGATCCAGGTCACCCTCTCCGCCGACGAACTGAAGGAACTGCTCGCAATACGCGAGCAGCACGCAGCACTTCGGCAAGAGCGAGATGAACTACGCGGCGTGCTGCGTCTCGTGACGGCGGAACGCGATCTCGCCGAGGAACGACTCCGAGCCTACCGTCGCGAGCTGTTCGGCGCAAAGAGCGAAGCGCGAGACTCGGAACAGTTCGGCCTGTTCAACGAAGCCGAGGCGCTCGGTACGAACGCGACGCCCGCGCAGGAAGAGACTCCGGAAACGACGGTTGCCGCTCACGCGCGCAAGAAGCGCGGCCATCGCAAGCCGCTCGATCCGAATCTGCCGCGCGACGTTGTGCGACACGAACTGCCCGAAGCCGAACGCTTCTGCGCGCACGACGGGCACGCACTCGTCGAGTTTGGCGTGGAGATCAGCGAGCAGCTCGACGTGATTCCGGAACAGCTTCGTGTGATCCAGCACCAGCGCGTCAAATATGCGTGTCCGTGCTGCGATCTCGGCATCAAGGTCACGCCAGCGCCGCCGCGCATCATCCCGCGCGGACTGTTGAGCGAATCGGCGCTCGCGTGGATTGCCACCGGCAAGTATCAGTTCGGTATGCCGCTGTATCGCCAGGCAGGTCTGCTGCGGCGCTTCGGCGGCGACATCTCCTCGAACACGATCGCCGCCAGCATGGTGCGCGTCGGCCTCGCAACGCAGCCCGTGATCAACCTGATGCGCGATGCGTTGCTCGATGCCGCGCTGATCTACTGCGACGAGACGACGCTCCAGGTGCTGAAGGAGGAAGGCCGACGACCTCAAACGAAGAGTTACCTCTGGGCGCAAATGACCGGTTCGGGCGTCCCCATCCGCTGCTTCACCTATACGCCGGGGCGCGGTACCAAGCTGGCCGACAAGCTGTTCACCGGGATCCGCGAAGGCGCGGTCATGATGACCGACGGCTACGAGCCCTACAACGACATCGCACAACGTCACCAACTCGTGCACCTTGGATGCTGGGTTCACGTGAGACGGTACTTCGTCAAGGCGGAAGAGAACGTGCCGAAGGCTGCACGCTCGCCCGAGCTGCTCGCGACGCGCTTCATCAAATTGATCGGCAAGCTGTTCGCGGCGGAATCCCGGAGTGAGGCGTGGACGGCGGAACGACGGCAGCGGTTGCGACGACGATACAGCGCACGCGTACTCGACATCATCCACGCGCTGATGCTCGAACAGTCTCCCGGCGTCGTACCGAAAAGCTTGCTTGGCAAGGGGTTGACCTATCTGCGCGAGCAGTGGCCGAAGCTGATCCGCTACGTCGAGAACGGCAGCCTGCCGATCAGCAACAATCCCTGCGAAAACGCGATTCGCCCGTTCTGCGTCGGGCGCCGCGGCTGGTTGTTCTCCGACACCGTCGACGGTGCGAACGCGAGCGCCAATCTCTATACGCTCGTCGAGACCTGCAAGGCCAATGGCATCGATCCGTACCGATACCTCACCTGGCTGTTCCAGCGTCTGCCCCTGGCGAAGACCGCCGATGATTACGACGCGCTGCTTCCCTGGAAGATGCCCACCCACCTCCGCTGA